One Streptomyces sp. L2 genomic window carries:
- a CDS encoding small secreted protein gives MNKKLAAALSGGAVLVVALSGCSTKDSGPDPKLVAWAKTVCDAVPAQDAKIRSANASIASIATDSNLPPKDAQKTYSKAFQDMSDGYKALAAALDKAGAPPGVDDAAKRQKDAAQTFTGLSTSYADLKKQVDGLDTKDQGKFAAGLKEVAASQTKKVGKQSDTGTKTLERLEQGDVKAAMAEQPSCKVAASATASSAAAPSASTKG, from the coding sequence GTGAACAAGAAGCTCGCGGCCGCACTGTCCGGCGGTGCGGTACTGGTAGTGGCGTTGTCGGGATGCAGCACCAAGGACAGCGGCCCCGACCCCAAGCTGGTCGCCTGGGCGAAGACGGTGTGCGACGCGGTTCCGGCGCAGGACGCGAAGATCCGGTCGGCGAACGCGTCGATCGCCTCGATCGCGACGGACAGCAACCTGCCGCCCAAGGACGCCCAGAAGACCTACTCGAAGGCCTTCCAGGACATGTCCGACGGCTACAAGGCGCTCGCCGCCGCCCTCGACAAGGCCGGAGCGCCCCCCGGCGTCGACGACGCCGCCAAGCGCCAGAAGGACGCCGCGCAGACCTTCACCGGCCTCTCCACGTCGTACGCCGACCTGAAGAAGCAGGTCGACGGGCTCGACACCAAGGACCAGGGCAAGTTCGCCGCAGGCCTCAAGGAGGTCGCCGCCAGCCAGACGAAGAAGGTCGGCAAGCAGAGCGACACCGGCACCAAGACGCTGGAGCGGCTGGAGCAGGGCGATGTGAAGGCGGCCATGGCCGAGCAGCCGAGCTGCAAGGTCGCCGCATCCGCGACGGCGTCCAGCGCGGCGGCCCCGAGCGCGTCGACGAAGGGCTGA